The Pollutimonas sp. M17 sequence CGAGGACAGCATCAACCACAAGCGTCCGTACACCATGGGCGGCGAAGTCTACTTCCGCGCCGAAGACCATGACGGCGCGGCGAACTTCGCGGTGGTGCGCGGCAAGAAACCGTCCGAAATCAAGAACAAGGACGATCTGGTCGACGTCGTGGCCGTGGCCAACGGCGTGGATACGCTGCCGCCCATCGGCTACGCCGGCTGCAAGATGGCTCCCGCCGCGTAGGGTGATCCGCTTGGTTTCATAACAAAAAAGAAGGGGGACAGTATGCCTAGCTTGGGCCTATTCATGTCACAAGTGTTCAATGGTCTCGCGCTGGGGGTGCTGCTCTCCCTCATTGCGGCCGGCCTGACTATCATTTACGGCACGCTCGGAGTCATCAACTTTGCGCACGGCGCCCTGTTCGTGGTGGGCGCCTATGCCGGCTTTTCCATTTTCACGTCTACCGGCTCGTTTCTGCTCAGCATTGCAGGCGGTTCGCTGGCTGCAATGATCGTTGGCCTCATCATGGAGCGCGGCCTCATCAAGCGCTTCTACAACCGCCCCGTCGAAGACCAGATACTGGTCACCTTCGGGATCAGCATCGTCCTGGTCGAAATCATCCGAGCCATCTTCGGCGGCGTCGGGCAGCGCGTGCCCGTTCCCACCTGGGGCGAGGGCGTGGTCGACATGGGCTTCGTCGTCTACCCGCTTTACCGCATCCAGATACTGGCCATCGCCGCGGGGGCGCTGGGGCTGTGCTGGTTGGTGCTGTACCGCACGCGGCTCGGCCTCATCATCCGGTCCGGCATCGAGGACGCCCTCATGACGCGCCTGCTGGGCATCAATATCCAGCGCGCCTTCCTGGTGGTGTTCGGCGTCGGGGCGGCGGCGGCCGGTTTCGCCGGCATGATCTACGCGCCCATCGTCTCCATCGTCCCCGACATGGGATTCCGCGTGCTCATCCAGTCCTTCGTGGTGGTGGTGCTGGGCGGCGTCGGCTCCTTTCCCGGGGCCATTCTCGGCGGTTTGATCGCAGGCCAGATCCTTAGCCTGACCTCGCTGTTCAATCCGGTCTATTCCGATGTCATGCTGTTCGCAGCCATGGCGCTGGTACTTATTTTGCGGCCACAAGGTCTATTGGGTGTGGAGGGCAGGGCATGAGTCAATCTGATAATTCCATCGCGATCGAAGCCGGCGCGACGCAGGGCCGTACCCCCGGCGCGGCCGCCAGGCCGGCCGGAGCCCTGCGCCGCCGCTATGGGGTCGAGTTCATCACCGCCATGGTGCTTTGCGCGGCGCCCTTCCTGGCGCCGCTCATCGGCGCGGGCCCCGACCTGCTGGGCCGCGTGCTCATCTGGGGCCTGTTCGGCCTGGGCTTCGACCTGCTGTTCGGCTATGCCGGCCTCCTGTCGTTCGGGCAGGCTGCGTTCTACGGCACCGGCAGTTTCGTCACCGCTTACTTGCTGACCACCGGCATCATCCCCAACATGCTGCTGGCGCTGGTGGTGGCCATGCTGGTGGCGTCCGTGCTGGGCCTGCTCATCGGCTACCTGACGCTGCGCCGCAGCGGCATCTATTTCGCCATGAGCACGCTGGCTTTTGCCGAGATGATCTACTTCCTGGAGTTCGGGCCGCTGCGCGACTGGACCGGGGGCGAAAACGGCATACCCGGCATTCCGGAACCGGCCATCGACCTGGGCTTCTTCAGCTACGCCATCCAGCCGGGCTGGCCCATGTACACCTTCCTGGCCGTCATGTTCTTCGTGGGCTTCGTCATCGCCCGGCGCATTTCGCTGTCTCCGTTCGGCGTCATCCTGACCGCCATTCGCGGCAACCCTGTGCGCGCCATGGCGGTGGGCCACCGCATCCAGCGCTACAAGCTTGCGGTGTTCGTGGTGGCGGCGGCCTACGGCGGCGTGGCGGGCGGCCTACTGGGCCTGTTCCAGGGCTATATGCCGCCCGACGCGTTCAACCTGCATACCTCGGCCGAACTGGTCATCCAGACCGTCATGGGCGGCGCCGGAACGCTGTTCGGTCCCCTGCTGGGCGCCCTGATCTGGCTCTACCTGTTCGAAGTCCTGCAGTTCGTGGACTCGGTCGGCCCATACTGGCGCCTGATACTGGGCGTCATCTTCGTGATACTGGTCACGGTGTTCCGGCGCGGAATCTGCGGTGAGTTCATCGCGTGGCGCGACAAGCGCATGGCGCGGCGCCTGAACCGGGCGGTCGATGCCGGCCAAAGCCGCGGCGCGGCCCGGTCCGGCCAGGGGGTGCAGCTGCTCATGCGCCAGCCGGCGCCGGCCGCCCCGGGCGTGCCCGTTCTGCAAGCCAATGATATCGCCAAGCATTATGGCGGGCTCAAGGCCGTGAAGGGCGTCTCCATCGCGGTGCAGGAGGGCGAGCTGCGCGGGCTGATCGGACCCAACGGCGCCGGCAAGTCGACCTTCTTCAAGATGCTGGCGGGCGAGATCGAACCCACCAGCGGCGAGGTCTTCCTGCGCGGCGGCAACATCACCGGCATAGGCGTGACCCAGGTCTGCCAAATGGGCATGAGCAAGAGCTACCAGGTCAACGAACTGTTCGATGCCCTGACCGTCCGCCAGAACATCCTGATGTCGGTGCTGGGGCAGAAGCGCGGATCCTTCCGTTTCGATGCCCTGGCCAGCCTGAACGGCGTCAGTGGCTACGGCGAACAGGTCGAGGCGGCCATGGAACTGGTCGAGCTGTCCCACAAGGCCGACACGCCGGTGCATGAACTTTCCTACGGCGAGAAGCGGCGGGTCGAAATCGGCCTGGCGCTCGCCACGGGCGCGAACGTCCTGTTGCTGGACGAGCCCCTGGCGGGCATGAGCCCCGAAGAGCGCGTGCATGCGGTGGCCCTGCTCAAGAGCATACGGCGCGGGCGCACCGTTCTTATCGTCGAGCACGACATGGATGCCATGTTCGAACTGGCCGACAAGATCACCGTGCTGTACGACGGAAATTTCCTCGCGGAGGGCACCCCCGAGGAAATCCAGGCCAACAAGGCGGTGCAGGAAGCATATCTGGGAGGCGTGGAAGAATCATGAGTCTGCTCGAAGTTAACGGCATCAATACCTTTTACGGCGATTCGCATATCTTGTTCGACGTTTCGCTCGAAGTCCGCGAGAACGAGGTCGTGGCCCTGCTGGGCCGCAACGGCGCCGGTAAATCCACTTTGTTGAAAACGCTGGCGGGGGCGCTGACCCCGCAGTCGGGCTCCATCACGTTCGCGGGCACGCCCATCCATAAGATGCCGGCCCATGAAATCGCCCGGCTGGGCCTGCAGCTGGTGCCCGAAGAGCGCCGGGTCATAGGCGGCATCACCGTCCATGAAAACCTTCAGTTGGCCGCGATGACGGCCAAGAAACCGCTCAGCTACGACGAAATCTATCGCACCTTCCCCCGCCTGGATGAACGGCGGGGCAACAAGGGGCGCGAGCTCTCGGGCGGCGAACAACAAATGGTCGCCATTGCGCGCGCCATGATACGCGATGCCCGCCTCATCCTTCTGGACGAGCCCTTCGAAGGCCTTGCGCCGCTCATCGTGCGCGACCTCATGAATGTATGCCAGGAGCTCGCCAGGCAGGGCCGCACCATCGTCGTGGTCGAGCAGAACGTCACGGCGGCGCTTTCCATGGCCGACCGCTGCTACCTGCTCAATACCGGCCATGTGGTGTTTGGCGGCACGTCCCAGGAGCTGCAGCAGAAGCCGGAAATAACCAACCGCTACCTTGGGGCGGCCGCGTGAGTTCACGTATTTGCAGATGGAGAATAAGTCATGTCGTCCACCATTGATTCCATACTTGTCGAAAGCCGGGTTTTCCCTCCGTCGGCCAAGACGGCCGCGGGGGCGGTGATTTCCAGTATGGAAAACTACAAGGCGCTGTGCGAGGAGGCCGAGCGCGATTTCGAGGGCTTCTGGACCCGGCTGGCGCGCGAGCATCTTCAATGGCGCAAGCCCTTCACCCGTGTGCTCGATGAGTCGAACGCGCCGTTCTACACCTGGTTCGACGACGGCGAGCTCAACGTATCCGAGAACTGCCTGGACGTCCACCTTGAGAACGGCAATGCCGACAAGACCGCGCTGATCTTCGAGGCGGACGACGGCACGGTGGAAAAGGTCAGCTACCGTCAGCTGCATGCGCGCGTCTGCCGCATTGCAAACGGCATCAAGGCTTTGGGCTATGCCAAGGGAGACAGGGCCATCATCTATCTGCCCATGTCCATCGAGGCCATCGCCACCATGCAAGCCTGCGCCAGGCTGGGCATTACCCACTCGGTGGTGTTCGGCGGCTTCTCGGCCAAGAGCCTGCACCAGCGCATTGTCGACGTGGGCGCGGCCCTGGTCATCACCGCCGATGCGCAGCTTCGCGGCGGACGGGCCATCCCCCTGAAGGCCGCCGTGGACGAGGCGCTGGCCGACGAGGGCGGCGACGTCGTCAGAAAGGTCATCGTATACCGGCGCGCCGGCATCGATGTCGCCTGGAACGAAGGGCGCGATGTCTGGCTGCACAATCTGGAGGACGGGCAGCCCGATACCTGCGAAGCCGTCGCGGTCGAGGCCGAGCATCCCCTGTTCATCCTGTACACGTCGGGATCCACCGGCAAGCCCAAGGGCGTGCAGCATGCGTCGGCGGGTTATCTGCTGTGGGCTACGCTGACCACGCAGTGGGTGTTCGATACCCGGCCCGACGACGTGTTCTGGTGCACGGCCGATGTGGGCTGGGTGACCGGCCATACCTACATCGCCTACGGAACCCTGGCCGCCGGACTGACCCAGGTGGTGTTCGAAGGCATACCCACCTATCCGGATGCCGGCCGCTTCTGGAAAATGATCGAACGCCACAAGGTCAGCATCTTCTATACGGCG is a genomic window containing:
- a CDS encoding branched-chain amino acid ABC transporter permease, whose amino-acid sequence is MSQVFNGLALGVLLSLIAAGLTIIYGTLGVINFAHGALFVVGAYAGFSIFTSTGSFLLSIAGGSLAAMIVGLIMERGLIKRFYNRPVEDQILVTFGISIVLVEIIRAIFGGVGQRVPVPTWGEGVVDMGFVVYPLYRIQILAIAAGALGLCWLVLYRTRLGLIIRSGIEDALMTRLLGINIQRAFLVVFGVGAAAAGFAGMIYAPIVSIVPDMGFRVLIQSFVVVVLGGVGSFPGAILGGLIAGQILSLTSLFNPVYSDVMLFAAMALVLILRPQGLLGVEGRA
- a CDS encoding branched-chain amino acid ABC transporter ATP-binding protein/permease, whose amino-acid sequence is MSQSDNSIAIEAGATQGRTPGAAARPAGALRRRYGVEFITAMVLCAAPFLAPLIGAGPDLLGRVLIWGLFGLGFDLLFGYAGLLSFGQAAFYGTGSFVTAYLLTTGIIPNMLLALVVAMLVASVLGLLIGYLTLRRSGIYFAMSTLAFAEMIYFLEFGPLRDWTGGENGIPGIPEPAIDLGFFSYAIQPGWPMYTFLAVMFFVGFVIARRISLSPFGVILTAIRGNPVRAMAVGHRIQRYKLAVFVVAAAYGGVAGGLLGLFQGYMPPDAFNLHTSAELVIQTVMGGAGTLFGPLLGALIWLYLFEVLQFVDSVGPYWRLILGVIFVILVTVFRRGICGEFIAWRDKRMARRLNRAVDAGQSRGAARSGQGVQLLMRQPAPAAPGVPVLQANDIAKHYGGLKAVKGVSIAVQEGELRGLIGPNGAGKSTFFKMLAGEIEPTSGEVFLRGGNITGIGVTQVCQMGMSKSYQVNELFDALTVRQNILMSVLGQKRGSFRFDALASLNGVSGYGEQVEAAMELVELSHKADTPVHELSYGEKRRVEIGLALATGANVLLLDEPLAGMSPEERVHAVALLKSIRRGRTVLIVEHDMDAMFELADKITVLYDGNFLAEGTPEEIQANKAVQEAYLGGVEES
- a CDS encoding ABC transporter ATP-binding protein: MSLLEVNGINTFYGDSHILFDVSLEVRENEVVALLGRNGAGKSTLLKTLAGALTPQSGSITFAGTPIHKMPAHEIARLGLQLVPEERRVIGGITVHENLQLAAMTAKKPLSYDEIYRTFPRLDERRGNKGRELSGGEQQMVAIARAMIRDARLILLDEPFEGLAPLIVRDLMNVCQELARQGRTIVVVEQNVTAALSMADRCYLLNTGHVVFGGTSQELQQKPEITNRYLGAAA
- the acs gene encoding acetate--CoA ligase, which produces MSSTIDSILVESRVFPPSAKTAAGAVISSMENYKALCEEAERDFEGFWTRLAREHLQWRKPFTRVLDESNAPFYTWFDDGELNVSENCLDVHLENGNADKTALIFEADDGTVEKVSYRQLHARVCRIANGIKALGYAKGDRAIIYLPMSIEAIATMQACARLGITHSVVFGGFSAKSLHQRIVDVGAALVITADAQLRGGRAIPLKAAVDEALADEGGDVVRKVIVYRRAGIDVAWNEGRDVWLHNLEDGQPDTCEAVAVEAEHPLFILYTSGSTGKPKGVQHASAGYLLWATLTTQWVFDTRPDDVFWCTADVGWVTGHTYIAYGTLAAGLTQVVFEGIPTYPDAGRFWKMIERHKVSIFYTAPTAIRSLIKAAQADPATHPQRHDLSSLRLLGSVGEPINPEAWIWYYNNVGNGRCPIVDTWWQTETGGHILTPLPGATPLKPGSCTLPLPGISTGVVDEAGNEVPSGRGGSLVIKKPWPAMIRAVWGDPERFRSSYFPADLKGYYLAGDNAQRDADGYYWIMGRSDDVLSVSGHRLGGTEIESALVAHELVAEAAVVGRPDATTGEAIVAFVMLKVPAPEGKQAEAIATQLRDWVASEVGPIAKPRDIRFGNNLPKTRSGKIMRRLLRVVAEGKEVTQDVSTLENPDVLKQFTGVY